The Monodelphis domestica isolate mMonDom1 chromosome 7, mMonDom1.pri, whole genome shotgun sequence genome window below encodes:
- the SHISA5 gene encoding protein shisa-5 isoform X1: MEWQNNPNSAPKKDRFKSLQATAQHEIRKMQDRWCEKKAEEIQRFADTKNYKQFFSALKTVYGPLKPTTTPLLFSDGDTLIKDKKGISNRWKEHFSQLLNQPSSVNQSTLDQIPQNHTIEQLDVPPSIEEVQKAIKQVSTGKAPSKDGIPTEAYKALNGKVLQAFHIVLTSIWEEEDMPPELRDASIVALYKNKGSRVACDNYRGISLLSIAGKILARVILNRLLSCVSEQNLPESQCGFRPDHSTIDMVFTVRQMQEKCLEQDLSLYIVFIDLTKAFDTVNRDTLWVILSKLGCPAKFVKLIQLFHVDMTGEVLSGGETSDSFNISNGVKQGCVLAPVLFNLYFTQVL, translated from the coding sequence ggtgcgaaaaaaaggcagaagaaatccagcgctttgctgatacaaaaaattacaaacaatttttcagtgccctcaagactgtctatgggccattaaaacccaccaccactcccttgctattctctgacggtgacactctcataaaagataaaaaaggcatcagcaacaggtggaaagaacacttcagtcagcttctcaaccaaccctcttcagtcaaccaaagcacccttgaccagatcccccaaaaccacaccattgaacaacttgacgtccctccttcaatagaggaagtccaaaaagccattaaacaagtGAGTACAGgtaaggcacccagtaaagacgggatcccaaccgaggcatacaaggccttaaatggaaaggtgctccaggcattccacatagtgctgaccagcatatgggaagaggaagacatgcccccagaactcagagatgcctccatcgtagccctatacaagaacaaaggctcacgagtagcctgtgacaactacagaggcatctcactactctccattgctggaaagatcctcgcccgtgttatactcaacagactcctgtcatgtgtttcagagcagaacctgcctgaatcacaatgtggcttccgaccagatcacagcaccatcgacatggtcttcacagtgaggcaaatgcaggaaaaatgccttgagcaggacttgagtctctacattgtcttcatagacctgacaaaggcattcgacacagtgaacagggacacattgtgggtgatcctcagcaagctcggctgcccagcaaaattcgtcaaactgatccagctctttcatgtcgacatgacaggggaagtcctatctggtggagagacttccgatagcttcaacatctccaatggcgtgaaacaaggctgtgtcctcgctccagtactattcaacctatatttcacccaagtattataa